GTCGTGCCGCCACGCTGATCTCATCGGCAACGGTAATCTGCGGCTGCATGGTTTGCAGGCAGGTCAACACCTGTTCAAGAGTCGTCAGCTTCATATCTTCACAGATAAATTCATAATCAGGGAAGAAAAACTCTTTGTCCGGATTCTCCTTACGCAATTGACAGAGAATTCCCCGTTCCGTGGCAATGATAAATTTCTGTGTCGCACTGTTGCGGACAAACTCCAGCATACCGCCGGTCGACAGAATATGATCGACCTGTTGTAAAACCTGTGGCGGACATTCGGGATGCGCCAGGCACACCGCATCCGGATGTTGTTCGCGACAGGTTTTGACCTGTTCTACGGTCAGCTTGTCATGCACCGGACAGTAGCCGGGCCACAGGTGACAGACCTTGTCGACATTGGAGGCAATGTAGCTGCCCAGATTGCGATCCGGAACCAGAATCACTTCCTTATCGGGCAGCGAACTGACCACCTGAACCGCATTGGCACTGGTGCAGCAGATATCACTCAACGCCTTGGTGGCGGCACTGGTATTGACATAGGCGACAACCGGAACGCCCGGATGCTGATCTCGCATCGCCTGCAGGTCCTGCGGATTGACCATGTCGGCCATGGGACAGCCCGCTTGCCGGTTCGGTAACAGGACCGTTTTGTCCGGAGCCAGAACCGCGGCGCTTTCCGCCATAAAATGAACGCCACAGAAAACGATCACCTTTTTCTCGGTTTTTGCCGCTTCAATGGATAACGCCAGCGAATCGCCTGTGATATCAGCAATATCCTGAATTTCATCCCGCTGATAATTATGGGCAAGAATGAGCGCATCGCGCTCTTTGGCCAACCGGAGAATCTCTTGTTTGATCTGTTGTTCAGCCATATCTTTCGTTGTTCCTTTCATTTTTGCGCATAGTAAAGGAAAACAATCCCCGCTGTCAAACGATTCCAAGCCGTTAATTCCTCGCATTTTTTAAGGATTTAGACTTCCATATCAACGGCCGGAACACATCAAACTCTAACGTTTTTAAAAAAATATTTAAGACTCTACTTTCCCGCCGGGACTGTGGTAGGGTTGCCAGACAAATTCTTGTTTTTTCTGTGACTCTCTGTATACTGACAACTGTTTTTAAGAATCTGGAAAGAGCTCGTTATCACTGTTGAGTTCATATCAAGGAGATGAATTAAAATGAAAACATTTAAGTTACTGTGCCTTTTTGCGCTGATCCTGATTCTCGCAGCCGGCTGTGCAAAACCGGTCACTGAAGACACGGGCACTGAAGATGCCTGTAAAGTAACAGATGTGGCTCCCACAACCGAAGCCGTCCCCAGCTACACGGATTCCAGCGTAACGGAAACGGTTGTTGAACCAGTTGCCGCTCCGGTTCTCGGCACGATTTATTTTGAATTTGATCAATATACCCTGTCTGCGGAAGCCCGCGACACCCTAGCTGAAAATATGCGCTACCTGCAGGCCAACCCCGGAACAACTCTGGTGATTGAAGGCCATTGTGACGAGCGCGGTTCGGATGAATACAACCTGGCTCTCGGCGAACGTCGTGCCGTTGCCGCCCAACAATACCTGACCTCCATGGGGGTCGCAACGGATCGCCTTTCCACCATTTCCTACGGTGAAGAAAAACCTGTCGATCCGGCCAGCACCGAAGAGGCCTGGGCCAAAAATCGTCGTGCTGAGTTTGTACCCAAACCTTAATTCTTCCCGTTTGACTGAAACAACCAGGGGGGACTGTGCCTAAAAGGGTACAGTCCCCTTTTTGTCTGAGGAGACGTTATGCGCCTTTGTTCTTATCTCACTGTAATCGGCATTCTACTACTGTGCGGCTGTGTTCCTCTGCAACAGACAACCTCCAATCAGGGGGCTGAGATCAATACCCTGAAGCAGCGCCTGGCCGCCTTGGAACAACGCAGCACAACCCAAACCACATCAACGGACTCCGTTCAATTACGCAATATCGCTCGTCAACAGGCCAACCTGAAGGCAGAGCTCGATACATTGCGCGTTGACCTGCAAAGCCTGACCGGACGGATGGAAGACCAGCAACATGGCATCATGCAGTTGCGCGAAGAACTCACTCTGGCACAGAACGATCTCAGCCTGCGTGTTGCCGCTTTGGAACAGGCCCAGAACCAATCACCAGTCCCGCCGGCACCGCAACCGCCCAGCACCACCGCGCAACCTCCTGTGCTGGAAACGCCTGAGCCCGTTGCACCTGTTGTTGAACAGCCTGCTGTTGAGGCAACGGCCGTCACCTCACAGGATCAACCTGAGGAGCTGTACCATCAGGCGTTGCAACTGGTTCAACAGGGAACGGATTTCACCCGGTCACGCGAGCTGTTTCGCCAGTTTATTCAAACCTACCCGCAACACGATCTGGCCGTTAATGCCCTGTACTGGATTGGCGAGACCCTCTACGGAGACAAACAGTACGAAAGTGCCATCCTGCAATTTCAGGATGTGATTCAAAAATACCCCAACCACCCCAAAATGCCTGCGGCTCTGATGAAACAGGGGCTGGCCTTTTATGCATTGGGCGATGTACGCAATGCGAAGATTATTCTTCAAAAGGTGGTCGACAACTATCCCCAGACCCCGGAGGCCGACAAAGCCCAGGAACGTCTGAACAGCTGGCAATAACAAGGAGAGGGCATGTCTGATCAACTGATCCGTGTGTTAAGTCACGACAAACAGATTCGCGCGTCGTTTGCCGTCACCACGGAATTGACCAAAGAGATCTGCCTGCTCCAGCAGACCGATCCAACCGCCAGTGTGGCCCTGGGCCGCCTGACCACAGCCGCCGCATTGATGGGCTCCTTACTGAAAGGGGAGCAACGTCTCGGCCTGACCATTGAGGGCAATGGACCATTAAAAAAACTCCAGGCGGAGACCGATGCCCACGGTGTCGTTCGCGCCACCATTAAGGTGCCGCAGTGCCATCTGCCACCGGTCGATGGCCATTTCAATGTTGCCGGCGCCATCGGTAAGGCCGGCTTTCTTCATGTCACCAAAGATCTCGGCATGAAGGAGCCGTATCAGGGCATGGTCCAATTGGTCACCAGTGAAATTGCCGAGGATATCGCCCACTATTTCTCCACGTCGGAGCAAACGCCCACCTCAATGGCCTTGGGTATTCTGTTGGATCGCTCGGCGCATGTGGCCGCCAGCGGGGGCTACTTTATCCAGGCCCTGCCTGATTGTCCTGACGAGATTCTTGAGTCTCTCGACAACCATCTGGCGAACCTGCCACCCATCTCTTCGCTGATTCGCGAAGGTGTCTCTCCCATTGAACTGGCCCAACAGGTGCTCAACGACAGTCATTTCAAACTCCAGGACACCGTTGATCTTCACTTCCGCTGCAATTGCAGCCGTCGCCATGTGCTGGCCATGTTGGCCGGCTTGCCCGGCGAGGAGCTGGAAGCCTTAGCCCGGCGATCGGAGGACACTGAAATCACCTGTGAGTATTGCAAGAAAAGCTATCGGTTTACACCTCAGGAACTCAGCCACATCGCTCAAGCCAAGAGCATGAAGGACAAGTAAACATCCCCGGCATGAACGATGGCCAATAGGAAATACTTGATTTTCCTATCAGAGCTGATAGGTTAGCAACTCATCAAAGTTAGACACGAGTGCTCTGTTAATGCTGAAAATTCGTGTTGATAGAGCACCAGGCAGTTGCATAGGATAAATTTCGTCATACGAACAGGTGGATGCCATGGCAAAGCGAAAAAAATTCGGTGAAGTGCTCGTTGACGAAGGTGTCATCAATGAAAAAACTCTGCAAAGTGCTTTGGCTCAGCAGGCCGGCACAGGAAAACGCCTGGGACAGATTCTCGAAGAACAAAAGGTCATTTCCGAGCGAGACATTGCTCTGGTTCTTGCCCGACAATTCGGTCTGAAGACCGTTAAAAATATTGCTGACCACAACTTTCCGGACAAGATTCTCGATCTTGTCGACAGCGAAAAAGCACTGCAGAAATTGATCTTCCCTTTAAAGGTCGAGGACAAAACCCTCTATCTGGCCATGGTTAATCCATTGGATATGGAAACCCTTGATACCCTGTCATTCGGCACCGGCCTGCGCATTGTTCCTTATTTAACCACCACCCAGGAAATACATGCGGCCATCAATAAGCATTACATGAAATCGATTCAGGTTCCTACTGAAGGAAAGTGGTGGCGCATTATGGTGGTGGACCATCAACTGCCGACATTGGTAGCGGCCGTCTCGGCTCTCAGCCAGGAAGGCTTTGATGTCGTTCAGTGCGGTAACGCCATCGAAGCCGTGCCGATGGCCGTTCAAGCCCATCCCCACCTGATCATTACTGAAGCCAATATGCCTAAAATAAGCGGCACGGATCTGTTTAATTCCCTGAAAAAAAATCCCCAGACTGCAAGCATCCCGGTTATCGCCTTGTCGGGGCGGGCAACCGCCAAAGAGGAAGCCCAACTGCTCGATATGGGCTTCATTGATTTTATCGCCAAACCAATCAACGCCATCCGGCTGTCCGCCAGGATCAAGCGGGTGCTGAAATTGCTCTATGAAGATCTCAGCGCTCCTCCGACACGACGGCGCTAACCAGCCCATAGTCGACCGCCTGCTTAAGCCAGTCACGATAGTCGTCCTCATCCACGATGGCGCCAAGCTGCATCAGCGCATCACAGGACGGTAATGCCGCACCACAGGGAAAGCGATTCGCGTCAATGCCGTCAATCGTAACGCATTGCGCCTGATTGTCACTACGGAAGAACAGAGCGACACTGCCGTTTTGTTCACCGTATTCCGACTGCTCGACCAGATCGCCATCGACAAGCAACCATTCATTAATATTGTAGTGAAAACGCTGAATCGTGACCTGGTCCGGCCAGCGCCAGTTTTGCTGCTCCAGTAAACAGTCTTCACCAAAATCGGTACGATCCGGCTGCGGTAGATCTTCGTCGAGCTGGGCCTGAGCCCAGCAGGCATGAAAACAGATCAGATCGTCAATAGCACCACACAGGTTTTCATGGCCGTTATCCGCCAGCCAGGCGTGGAAAAAATCCTTCTGCCATTCGACCACCCGCTCACTGGTCAGGGCGTCATCCATCAGGGCGTCGGCTGTCATGCCCCGCGATGTTGACAACCAGCGGCCGAACGCCTCAATCATGGCTACGCCACTTTGGTTGACGGCCTGACAGACCTCGAGAAAATAGCCCATGGCACGGCCGGTATTGTAAAAAACATCGGTCCAGACCGCCACATAACGGCATTGCAGCATAGCGTCTTCAGACATACTGTCGCTGGAGAGCAGCCGGTAGGGTGGAGCCGCTTCAGCATGGAGACCGTAATCATTGTGCTTGTGATAAAGTTCTGTGCCGGGTAATACGGCCAGTGGAAACAGATCAATATGGTTGGGCTGCAGTTGCAGGACAAACTCCAGGCTGTGCTTTAATCCCACCTCGTTGTCTCCGGGCAGGCCATACATCAGATCAATGCCGTAGGTCACCTCGGCAAAGTGCAGCAAAGCAATTTTCTCCTGAAACAGCTCGGCATCAAAATGACGATGAACATGGCGAACGACATCGGGATTGGCCGATTGCAGACCGATCTGGACGGAACAGTGGATTTCCGACAACAGTTGGGCCAACTCATCGTCAATAAACTCGATTTTGGCTTCCAGATGAAAATGAATATGTGGGGCAATCCGCTTGATCAGACGCAGCAATTGCTTGCCGCGTTCCGGCGGATAATTAAACGTGGAGTCCAGCACCCACACCTGGGAAACCCGGTGCTCGACAAACAGGGCTAATTCCCGCTCGAGGCGGGAAAATGGAACGGTGCGAACACCCTCATCACCCCGCGCGTCAAAGCAAAAGGAGCAGCGAAATGGACAGCCGCGCGATACTTCCCACAAAACGCCTTCGCC
This region of uncultured Desulfuromonas sp. genomic DNA includes:
- a CDS encoding response regulator; the protein is MAKRKKFGEVLVDEGVINEKTLQSALAQQAGTGKRLGQILEEQKVISERDIALVLARQFGLKTVKNIADHNFPDKILDLVDSEKALQKLIFPLKVEDKTLYLAMVNPLDMETLDTLSFGTGLRIVPYLTTTQEIHAAINKHYMKSIQVPTEGKWWRIMVVDHQLPTLVAAVSALSQEGFDVVQCGNAIEAVPMAVQAHPHLIITEANMPKISGTDLFNSLKKNPQTASIPVIALSGRATAKEEAQLLDMGFIDFIAKPINAIRLSARIKRVLKLLYEDLSAPPTRRR
- a CDS encoding B12-binding domain-containing radical SAM protein — encoded protein: MSKPIAFVTLHVRPCAQAVPLGTASVAASLPDSVKSRVVQVELYLHQDLEQMIGAIVRTGASLVALSIYVWNHQAMVALAVELRKRCPKLVLVAGGPEVTAAPQAFSAANLFDTVVCGEGEGIISDIVEGADRHYALKSLYRNQKPVDLTRQVSPWLDGELVPGEGVLWEVSRGCPFRCSFCFDARGDEGVRTVPFSRLERELALFVEHRVSQVWVLDSTFNYPPERGKQLLRLIKRIAPHIHFHLEAKIEFIDDELAQLLSEIHCSVQIGLQSANPDVVRHVHRHFDAELFQEKIALLHFAEVTYGIDLMYGLPGDNEVGLKHSLEFVLQLQPNHIDLFPLAVLPGTELYHKHNDYGLHAEAAPPYRLLSSDSMSEDAMLQCRYVAVWTDVFYNTGRAMGYFLEVCQAVNQSGVAMIEAFGRWLSTSRGMTADALMDDALTSERVVEWQKDFFHAWLADNGHENLCGAIDDLICFHACWAQAQLDEDLPQPDRTDFGEDCLLEQQNWRWPDQVTIQRFHYNINEWLLVDGDLVEQSEYGEQNGSVALFFRSDNQAQCVTIDGIDANRFPCGAALPSCDALMQLGAIVDEDDYRDWLKQAVDYGLVSAVVSEER
- the pal gene encoding peptidoglycan-associated lipoprotein Pal, which encodes MKTFKLLCLFALILILAAGCAKPVTEDTGTEDACKVTDVAPTTEAVPSYTDSSVTETVVEPVAAPVLGTIYFEFDQYTLSAEARDTLAENMRYLQANPGTTLVIEGHCDERGSDEYNLALGERRAVAAQQYLTSMGVATDRLSTISYGEEKPVDPASTEEAWAKNRRAEFVPKP
- the nadA gene encoding quinolinate synthase NadA; its protein translation is MAEQQIKQEILRLAKERDALILAHNYQRDEIQDIADITGDSLALSIEAAKTEKKVIVFCGVHFMAESAAVLAPDKTVLLPNRQAGCPMADMVNPQDLQAMRDQHPGVPVVAYVNTSAATKALSDICCTSANAVQVVSSLPDKEVILVPDRNLGSYIASNVDKVCHLWPGYCPVHDKLTVEQVKTCREQHPDAVCLAHPECPPQVLQQVDHILSTGGMLEFVRNSATQKFIIATERGILCQLRKENPDKEFFFPDYEFICEDMKLTTLEQVLTCLQTMQPQITVADEISVAARRSLERMLAIPRD
- the hslO gene encoding Hsp33 family molecular chaperone HslO; its protein translation is MSDQLIRVLSHDKQIRASFAVTTELTKEICLLQQTDPTASVALGRLTTAAALMGSLLKGEQRLGLTIEGNGPLKKLQAETDAHGVVRATIKVPQCHLPPVDGHFNVAGAIGKAGFLHVTKDLGMKEPYQGMVQLVTSEIAEDIAHYFSTSEQTPTSMALGILLDRSAHVAASGGYFIQALPDCPDEILESLDNHLANLPPISSLIREGVSPIELAQQVLNDSHFKLQDTVDLHFRCNCSRRHVLAMLAGLPGEELEALARRSEDTEITCEYCKKSYRFTPQELSHIAQAKSMKDK
- the ybgF gene encoding tol-pal system protein YbgF, with the translated sequence MRLCSYLTVIGILLLCGCVPLQQTTSNQGAEINTLKQRLAALEQRSTTQTTSTDSVQLRNIARQQANLKAELDTLRVDLQSLTGRMEDQQHGIMQLREELTLAQNDLSLRVAALEQAQNQSPVPPAPQPPSTTAQPPVLETPEPVAPVVEQPAVEATAVTSQDQPEELYHQALQLVQQGTDFTRSRELFRQFIQTYPQHDLAVNALYWIGETLYGDKQYESAILQFQDVIQKYPNHPKMPAALMKQGLAFYALGDVRNAKIILQKVVDNYPQTPEADKAQERLNSWQ